One window of Fusobacterium polymorphum genomic DNA carries:
- a CDS encoding ethanolamine ammonia-lyase subunit EutB, with amino-acid sequence MILSVKLFDHVYNFSSLKEVMAKANERKSGDALAGIAASSSKERVAAKVVLSKITLKDLKENPAVPYEEDEVTRIIIDDLNLQIYDEIKDWTVSDLREWLLSDEATPEKINWIRRGLTSEMIAAVTKLMSNMDLIVAAKKIEVRAHCNTTIGGYDTLAVRLQPNHTTDDPDGIMISTLEGLTYGMGDAVLGLNPVDDSVDSVMAVMERLHKVKTDYDIPTQTCVLAHVTTQMEAIKRGAKVDLIFQSIAGSEKGNEAFGINGTMIEEARQLGLKKGTAAGPNVMYFETGQGSELSSDAHNGADQVTMEARCYGFAKRFQPFLVNTVVGFIGPEYLYDSKQVIRAGLEDHFMGKLHGLPMGVDVCYTNHMKADQSDVEVLATLLTAAGCNYFMGIPAGDDIMLNYQTTGFHDNQSLRELFGKHPIKEFKEWLVKYGFMTEDGKLTEKAGDPSVFLK; translated from the coding sequence ATGATACTAAGTGTTAAGCTATTTGACCATGTTTACAATTTTTCTTCTTTAAAAGAAGTAATGGCAAAAGCTAATGAAAGAAAATCTGGAGATGCACTTGCAGGTATTGCAGCAAGCTCATCAAAAGAAAGAGTAGCAGCTAAGGTTGTTTTATCAAAAATTACCTTAAAGGATTTAAAAGAAAATCCAGCAGTTCCTTATGAAGAAGATGAAGTTACAAGAATAATAATTGATGACTTAAATCTTCAAATTTATGATGAAATAAAGGATTGGACAGTTTCTGATTTAAGAGAATGGCTTTTAAGTGATGAAGCTACTCCTGAAAAAATTAATTGGATTAGAAGAGGGCTTACATCTGAAATGATAGCAGCAGTAACAAAACTTATGTCTAATATGGATTTGATAGTGGCAGCTAAAAAGATTGAAGTTCGTGCACATTGTAATACAACAATAGGTGGATATGATACTCTTGCAGTAAGATTACAACCAAACCATACAACAGATGACCCTGATGGAATAATGATTTCTACTCTTGAAGGATTAACTTATGGAATGGGAGATGCTGTTTTAGGATTAAATCCAGTTGATGATAGTGTTGACAGTGTTATGGCAGTTATGGAAAGATTACATAAAGTTAAAACTGATTATGATATTCCTACTCAAACTTGTGTATTAGCCCATGTTACTACACAAATGGAAGCTATTAAAAGAGGAGCAAAAGTAGATTTAATATTCCAAAGTATAGCTGGTTCTGAAAAAGGAAATGAAGCATTTGGAATAAATGGAACTATGATAGAAGAAGCTAGACAGTTAGGGTTAAAGAAAGGTACAGCAGCAGGACCAAATGTAATGTACTTTGAAACAGGACAAGGTTCAGAATTATCATCAGATGCACATAATGGAGCAGACCAAGTAACTATGGAAGCTAGATGTTATGGATTTGCAAAGAGATTCCAACCATTCCTAGTAAATACAGTTGTTGGATTTATAGGACCAGAATATCTATATGATAGTAAACAAGTTATAAGAGCAGGTTTAGAAGATCACTTTATGGGTAAATTACATGGATTACCAATGGGTGTTGATGTATGTTATACAAACCACATGAAAGCTGACCAAAGTGATGTTGAAGTTCTTGCTACATTATTAACAGCTGCTGGATGTAACTATTTTATGGGAATACCAGCTGGTGATGATATAATGCTTAACTACCAAACAACAGGATTCCATGATAACCAAAGTTTAAGAGAATTATTTGGAAAACATCCAATTAAAGAATTTAAAGAATGGCTAGTAAAATATGGATTTATGACAGAAGATGGAAAATTAACAGAGAAGGCTGGAGATCCTTCAGTATTTCTTAAATAA